A single Altererythrobacter sp. BO-6 DNA region contains:
- the dld gene encoding D-lactate dehydrogenase, producing the protein MEPNLVEDLIRDLRAAVGRKYLLTDQERTDRYSKGYRVGGGPVLAVVRPGTLLELWRAAETCTSHGVIMIVQAANTGLTGGSTPYGDYDRPVVLISTTRITAVLLLMEGQEAICLAGSTLTGLERAIRPMGRMPHSVIGSSCIGASVVGGICNNSGGALVRRGPAFTRYSLFARIAADGGLRLHNELGRDLGKTPEEILGALDRGDTGIEEEFTAFNSMGRSIQPLDYADHLRQAAPTPARFNADAGRLHAASGCAGKLVVFAVRVPTFPAPKRERSFIVGANSVGHFSRLRRAMLDHLDPLPTVCEYMHRSASQLAASHGRDICQTLALFGPAAMPRMLNLQKRVDGIGRRVGLGNHLAGRVSQKLSHLGGHPLPVLVQKFMQAYEHVLLVTAEDGGIAPLEELLRTSFASTGANFLPMSKAEADAAFRLRFASAGATVRMRDLSDGCCELAALDIALPRDTVDWLVELPDELERQVQDRAIYGHFMCHVFHLDYVLKPGFRASAFEKGVKALVEARGGQMPAEHNFGHLYEAPEHVVRFYRELDPTNSLNPGIGRTSRSLNWAG; encoded by the coding sequence ATGGAGCCCAATCTGGTTGAAGACCTGATCCGCGACCTCCGCGCTGCGGTTGGCCGGAAATATCTTCTCACCGACCAGGAGCGGACCGACCGTTACAGCAAGGGCTACAGGGTTGGTGGTGGTCCCGTGCTCGCGGTTGTGCGTCCAGGAACTTTATTGGAGCTGTGGCGTGCGGCCGAAACCTGCACCAGCCACGGCGTCATCATGATCGTGCAGGCGGCAAACACCGGGCTGACAGGGGGCTCTACGCCATATGGCGACTATGACCGGCCTGTAGTGCTGATTTCCACCACGCGTATCACCGCGGTCCTGCTGCTGATGGAGGGGCAGGAGGCGATCTGCCTTGCGGGCAGCACACTGACGGGTCTCGAGCGGGCCATCAGGCCAATGGGTCGCATGCCTCATTCGGTTATTGGATCATCATGCATCGGCGCGTCTGTGGTCGGTGGCATATGCAACAATTCGGGTGGTGCCCTCGTGCGCCGCGGTCCGGCCTTCACCCGGTACAGCCTGTTTGCGCGGATCGCTGCCGACGGTGGGCTTCGGCTGCACAACGAGCTTGGTCGCGATCTCGGAAAAACGCCGGAAGAAATTCTCGGCGCCCTTGATCGTGGCGACACCGGAATTGAGGAAGAGTTCACTGCCTTCAACTCGATGGGGCGGAGTATTCAGCCCCTCGACTATGCCGATCACCTGAGGCAGGCAGCGCCGACACCCGCGCGATTTAACGCGGACGCGGGGCGATTGCACGCTGCATCGGGCTGTGCGGGCAAGCTCGTCGTCTTCGCTGTACGTGTCCCGACATTCCCCGCGCCCAAGCGCGAACGCAGCTTCATCGTTGGCGCCAATTCGGTGGGGCATTTTTCCCGGTTGCGCAGGGCCATGCTCGACCACCTTGACCCGCTCCCTACGGTCTGCGAATACATGCATCGCAGTGCCAGCCAACTGGCCGCCAGCCACGGTCGCGACATCTGCCAGACGCTTGCCCTGTTCGGTCCGGCCGCGATGCCGCGCATGCTGAACTTGCAAAAGCGGGTCGATGGTATTGGTCGGCGGGTTGGGCTGGGCAATCACCTGGCCGGACGGGTTTCGCAAAAGCTGTCCCACCTCGGTGGGCATCCGCTGCCTGTATTGGTGCAAAAGTTCATGCAGGCATATGAACATGTGCTCCTCGTCACGGCGGAAGATGGTGGCATCGCACCACTTGAGGAGCTGCTGCGAACCTCCTTTGCGTCAACTGGCGCGAACTTTCTGCCGATGTCGAAGGCTGAGGCCGATGCCGCTTTCCGTCTGCGGTTCGCCAGCGCGGGCGCGACCGTGCGGATGCGCGACCTTTCCGATGGGTGCTGCGAACTGGCGGCTCTGGATATCGCCCTGCCGCGCGACACCGTCGACTGGCTGGTGGAACTTCCCGACGAGCTGGAGAGACAGGTGCAGGATCGGGCGATCTATGGCCATTTCATGTGCCACGTCTTCCATCTCGACTACGTGCTGAAACCGGGCTTTCGCGCCTCCGCATTCGAGAAGGGCGTAAAGGCACTGGTGGAAGCCCGGGGCGGGCAGATGCCGGCCGAACACAATTTCGGCCATCTTTACGAGGCACCGGAGCACGTCGTTCGGTTCTATCGTGAGCTTGATCCGACGAACTCGCTCAATCCGGGGATCGGTCGCACGTCGCGCAGCCTGAACTGGGCTGGATGA
- a CDS encoding helix-turn-helix domain-containing protein, giving the protein MHGSIDHVRWSTTEFPSRERYDAWVAALNETYGHWNAEFPIGADFNARVKASKLPGLSLVECHCDPCGASRSRADTSTIESEQLTIQLVLAGKEYMKLGSHETTISRGDVFVWDNTQPMQFSVLEPLHKLSLVVPLDRLKNWVPNGWRDLPRHLKSGEPNAWLLGSYVRSLSQIDFDKSPMRSNALIEAAIAILVAPLAPRESESSHRLAQLETVKAKIEPMLRDPGLDLETIAARNCISLRYLHWLFEGGGTTPWRYVVQKRLEGCKRDLENPEHAHRSVTDIAFSWGFSNSAHFARKIKTAYGLSPTELRRMALGVN; this is encoded by the coding sequence ATGCACGGCTCGATCGATCATGTCCGCTGGTCCACCACAGAATTTCCCTCGCGCGAACGATATGATGCGTGGGTGGCGGCACTCAACGAGACCTACGGCCACTGGAACGCAGAATTTCCGATAGGCGCTGATTTCAACGCCCGCGTGAAAGCCAGCAAGCTGCCCGGCCTTTCGCTGGTGGAATGCCACTGCGATCCATGCGGTGCCAGCCGCTCGCGCGCAGACACCTCTACCATCGAAAGCGAGCAGTTGACCATTCAACTGGTGCTGGCTGGCAAGGAATACATGAAACTGGGCAGCCACGAGACGACGATCTCGCGCGGCGACGTGTTCGTATGGGACAACACCCAGCCGATGCAGTTTTCGGTGCTGGAGCCGCTGCACAAGTTGTCGCTGGTCGTTCCACTCGATCGCTTGAAGAACTGGGTGCCCAACGGCTGGCGTGACCTGCCCAGGCACCTGAAGAGCGGAGAGCCTAATGCCTGGCTGCTCGGCAGTTACGTGCGGTCGCTCTCGCAGATCGACTTCGACAAAAGCCCGATGCGCTCCAACGCCCTGATCGAAGCGGCCATCGCCATTCTCGTTGCGCCCCTTGCTCCGCGCGAAAGCGAGAGCAGCCACCGTCTGGCACAGCTGGAAACGGTGAAGGCAAAGATCGAGCCGATGTTGCGCGATCCCGGCCTCGACCTGGAAACGATTGCTGCGCGCAACTGCATTTCTCTGCGCTATCTCCACTGGCTGTTCGAGGGCGGGGGCACGACGCCCTGGCGCTATGTCGTGCAAAAACGCCTGGAAGGCTGCAAGCGCGACCTCGAGAACCCCGAACACGCTCATCGCAGCGTCACGGATATCGCCTTTTCGTGGGGATTTTCCAATTCCGCGCACTTCGCACGCAAGATCAAAACGGCCTACGGCCTGTCACCAACGGAGTTGCGCAGGATGGCCCTTGGTGTGAACTAG
- a CDS encoding TonB-dependent receptor plug domain-containing protein, which produces MLDLSTYRRESLRRGVSLFGLLAVLAAPGVAIAQEDAAQQASAELTPGVIIVTARKRAETTLEVPESVTAFGQETLDRANIEDIDDVGLAVPNLQLSTRADGFPNVTVRGLGGFGNTQGVGFYLDDVQLFGDASSRFGDLERIEVLKGPQGILYGGSNIGGAVKFVSARPEPGKFEGRIEARAGTDNYFDGELELNIPLGEDWAFKVFAFGETDDSFLVNPRTPRENGRVADADADIGHREQYGIRGALYGELAGGTEIYLTARYNEFDGPNNVWVRETDTDFGYSRLIDLSYNPRNERETLGLTGHIDIPIGDLTLQSITSYTDTSSRRETDLDIQNEFVLDLVRPEEFDAFTQEIRLSSSDAGPFVWQLGAYYLDLKRDLDSTLLIREAFCYLDPGTCDPLSQDDDVLLAEVPFEISRREREQLAAFVNASYHDRPDRAEWWPARRQDPNQPCKPGHCP; this is translated from the coding sequence ATGTTGGATTTGTCGACCTATCGCCGTGAATCGCTGCGAAGAGGGGTGTCGCTCTTCGGGCTGCTGGCGGTGCTGGCTGCACCAGGCGTCGCCATCGCACAGGAGGACGCGGCACAACAGGCATCGGCGGAACTGACGCCCGGGGTCATCATCGTCACAGCGCGCAAGCGCGCCGAAACCACGTTGGAGGTGCCTGAAAGCGTCACAGCGTTCGGGCAGGAGACGCTGGATAGGGCGAACATTGAGGATATCGACGACGTCGGCCTCGCTGTTCCCAACCTCCAGCTCAGCACGCGCGCAGATGGCTTCCCCAACGTGACCGTTCGTGGGCTCGGCGGCTTTGGCAACACACAGGGCGTCGGCTTCTATCTCGACGATGTTCAGTTGTTCGGCGATGCCTCGTCGCGCTTTGGCGATCTTGAGCGAATCGAAGTGCTCAAGGGTCCACAGGGCATTCTCTATGGCGGTTCCAACATCGGCGGCGCGGTAAAGTTCGTCAGCGCCCGGCCGGAGCCAGGCAAATTCGAGGGACGCATCGAAGCGAGGGCCGGCACGGACAATTACTTCGACGGCGAATTGGAGTTGAACATCCCGTTGGGCGAGGACTGGGCCTTCAAGGTTTTCGCTTTCGGTGAGACCGACGACAGCTTCCTGGTCAACCCCAGAACTCCGCGCGAGAACGGACGTGTCGCCGATGCCGACGCTGATATCGGCCATCGCGAGCAGTACGGCATTCGCGGCGCGCTTTACGGCGAACTGGCGGGCGGAACCGAAATCTACCTCACCGCGCGATACAACGAGTTCGACGGACCCAACAATGTGTGGGTGAGGGAGACCGATACCGATTTCGGCTATTCGCGGCTGATCGACCTCAGCTACAATCCACGTAACGAGCGGGAGACTTTAGGCCTGACGGGGCATATCGATATCCCAATCGGCGACCTCACCTTGCAGTCGATCACATCCTACACCGACACGTCCTCGCGCCGTGAAACGGACCTCGACATTCAGAACGAGTTCGTCCTCGACCTGGTGCGGCCCGAAGAGTTCGATGCCTTCACCCAGGAAATCCGCCTGTCGTCGAGCGATGCCGGGCCGTTCGTGTGGCAGCTGGGCGCATACTATCTCGACCTGAAGCGCGATCTCGATTCGACTCTGCTGATCCGCGAGGCGTTCTGCTATCTCGACCCGGGCACATGCGATCCTCTTAGCCAGGATGACGACGTGCTGCTGGCGGAAGTTCCCTTCGAAATCAGCCGCCGCGAGCGCGAGCAGCTGGCGGCCTTCGTCAATGCCTCCTACCACGATCGGCCAGATCGAGCTGAGTGGTGGCCTGCGCGTCGACAAGACCCGAACCAGCCGTGCAAACCTGGACACTGCCCTTGA
- a CDS encoding TonB-dependent receptor, with amino-acid sequence MPPTTIGQIELSGGLRVDKTRTSRANLDTALDGENDETVVLGRASIAWQSPDETTLLYATFSQGFEPADFSLSNLTGADTLLGYGKETADQIEVGYKGRLLDNSLFLTVAAFHIDYNDRQFELQAADPETGGFVEGVVNVGNSTQMGVEFDLTWQLTDNLTLSGGAGYIDAEWDDGTISPVTGLDLSGVQPPNVARWSGSVALEYEGDIGANEFFVRAQGRYKGKSSTNSQFFDAPGDEYPVFENPSYLVVDLAAGVDFGRLSLGARVENLFDERYFNDLQEFPNFAGGLNPGEPGQIIIGTLGQARRIIASVGFDF; translated from the coding sequence ATGCCTCCTACCACGATCGGCCAGATCGAGCTGAGTGGTGGCCTGCGCGTCGACAAGACCCGAACCAGCCGTGCAAACCTGGACACTGCCCTTGATGGCGAGAACGACGAAACGGTCGTGCTGGGGCGGGCTTCGATTGCCTGGCAAAGCCCGGACGAGACGACGCTGCTCTACGCGACATTCTCGCAAGGCTTCGAGCCGGCAGACTTCTCTTTGTCGAACTTGACCGGTGCCGACACCCTGCTGGGATATGGCAAGGAAACCGCCGACCAGATTGAGGTCGGCTACAAGGGTCGCCTGCTCGACAACTCACTGTTCCTGACCGTGGCGGCTTTCCACATCGACTATAACGACCGTCAGTTCGAACTTCAGGCTGCGGACCCCGAAACCGGCGGCTTCGTCGAAGGGGTGGTAAACGTCGGGAACTCGACGCAGATGGGTGTCGAGTTCGATCTCACCTGGCAGCTGACGGACAATCTCACGCTTTCTGGCGGTGCTGGCTATATCGACGCCGAGTGGGATGACGGTACGATCTCCCCGGTCACGGGCCTCGACCTGTCCGGCGTGCAGCCGCCGAATGTTGCCCGTTGGAGCGGCAGTGTCGCGCTGGAGTACGAAGGCGATATCGGCGCGAACGAGTTCTTCGTTCGCGCTCAGGGCCGATACAAGGGCAAGAGCTCTACCAATTCCCAGTTCTTCGATGCACCCGGTGACGAGTATCCGGTTTTCGAAAACCCGTCCTATCTCGTTGTCGATCTGGCGGCGGGTGTGGACTTCGGTCGCCTCAGCCTGGGTGCCAGGGTAGAGAATCTGTTCGACGAACGATATTTCAACGACTTACAGGAGTTCCCCAATTTCGCCGGCGGCCTGAACCCTGGCGAACCGGGTCAGATCATCATCGGCACGCTGGGGCAGGCCCGACGGATCATCGCTTCGGTCGGCTTCGATTTCTAG
- a CDS encoding prolyl oligopeptidase family serine peptidase yields MRFFLSLTILALALPVFAQNIEPLTPRIYEALDELPFESEEDPRQIVAPGLFSHHPPLREAMSEDGRWFVSHTDDGALRLRSAGNEPAILARAAQPFRWHSEGARLSSSGRWIAAKMLDDSHVYATEISARSGGVRTVRYSYAGQPIPRKRLVILPRSGGAHREVPLSLDYLYIAGFDADENGLRYVEASRTGRQLAIRHFDLETGEVETLVEERSEDWAIVGYEIGDFYSSRFEESRRLILVDDERFLWVSDRSGKRGLYLYTGDRLTILPIPDEQILLGVVGLEREADIVLIKTVESSEPWAKQSIYSLNFTSLESRLLIQSENIPVSEFNSGGLTVVTTDLPATMNFHNLTIDGVKLKPDQSINFDFLAEEPVLIEKLSLPGADGTPLQALLISPREGERLPLIDYIYGGPQTRMAEADPLMPTYAEAIVFARYGIATLFLDARGTPGRDAKFAHAQDGRFGEHVIADHANAIRTLLAQSDRFDRERIGIMGHSWGGYFTLRGMIEASDIFKAGIMMAPSTNLSEMRVPVEAYQGCLPQSCPDAYAQGDLTDRLANLRGPLLVIHGQADDDVLPEVTDRLEVALKAVGANHEIVRLPNAHHIVQREQGHLDRVIGFWTAQFSLNQYDVIPPR; encoded by the coding sequence ATGCGGTTCTTCCTGAGTTTAACAATTCTAGCACTAGCTCTTCCGGTGTTCGCTCAGAATATCGAGCCTTTGACACCGCGAATCTACGAGGCCTTAGATGAGCTACCATTCGAATCTGAAGAAGACCCGCGTCAGATAGTCGCGCCCGGCCTATTCTCTCATCATCCACCATTGAGGGAGGCGATGAGCGAAGACGGTCGGTGGTTCGTTTCACATACCGATGACGGCGCGCTGCGCTTAAGATCAGCAGGTAACGAACCTGCGATACTCGCTAGAGCCGCGCAGCCGTTTCGCTGGCATTCCGAAGGTGCCCGACTGAGTTCGTCCGGGCGCTGGATTGCAGCAAAAATGCTCGACGATTCCCATGTTTACGCAACCGAGATTAGTGCCCGCTCAGGGGGTGTGCGAACAGTTCGCTACAGCTATGCCGGCCAGCCGATTCCTCGAAAGCGTCTGGTTATACTGCCTCGCTCTGGAGGCGCCCATCGAGAAGTCCCTTTATCGCTCGATTACCTTTACATCGCAGGATTCGATGCCGATGAGAACGGTCTTCGCTATGTTGAAGCAAGCCGTACAGGGCGACAATTGGCAATCCGCCATTTCGATCTCGAAACTGGCGAGGTTGAGACTCTTGTTGAAGAACGTTCGGAAGACTGGGCGATAGTGGGCTATGAAATCGGCGATTTCTACTCGTCCAGATTTGAAGAGAGCCGCCGTTTGATCTTAGTGGACGATGAACGTTTTCTATGGGTCAGTGACCGTAGCGGTAAACGTGGGCTCTACCTTTACACAGGCGATCGTTTGACGATTCTCCCTATACCAGATGAACAAATTTTGCTCGGTGTAGTTGGGCTGGAAAGGGAAGCCGATATAGTACTCATAAAGACAGTCGAGAGCAGCGAACCCTGGGCGAAACAAAGCATATATTCTCTCAATTTCACGTCTCTTGAGAGCAGACTTCTAATTCAATCTGAAAATATACCTGTCTCTGAATTTAACTCGGGCGGACTTACTGTGGTGACAACTGATTTACCAGCTACGATGAATTTTCATAATTTGACTATAGACGGAGTGAAGTTGAAGCCAGATCAGTCAATTAATTTCGATTTTCTTGCCGAAGAACCTGTATTGATTGAGAAGCTGTCTTTGCCTGGCGCAGATGGCACTCCGCTTCAAGCACTGCTTATCTCACCCCGTGAAGGCGAGAGATTGCCGCTCATCGATTATATCTACGGCGGGCCTCAGACCCGCATGGCAGAGGCTGATCCTCTCATGCCAACCTATGCCGAAGCAATAGTTTTTGCCCGCTATGGGATTGCGACACTTTTTCTTGATGCAAGAGGTACTCCTGGGCGCGACGCAAAGTTCGCCCATGCACAGGATGGCAGGTTTGGCGAACATGTCATAGCAGACCATGCGAACGCAATCCGCACCTTGCTGGCGCAAAGCGATCGGTTTGATCGAGAGCGCATAGGCATAATGGGACACAGTTGGGGCGGCTATTTTACCCTGCGCGGAATGATCGAAGCCTCCGACATATTCAAAGCCGGAATCATGATGGCTCCAAGTACGAACCTTTCGGAGATGCGCGTCCCCGTCGAGGCATATCAGGGCTGTCTGCCCCAAAGCTGTCCCGACGCATATGCTCAAGGCGACCTAACTGATCGGCTGGCTAATCTCCGTGGCCCATTGCTTGTTATCCATGGTCAGGCGGATGACGACGTGCTACCCGAGGTAACGGATAGGCTCGAAGTCGCATTGAAAGCGGTAGGAGCAAATCACGAAATTGTACGGCTTCCAAATGCTCATCACATTGTTCAAAGAGAACAAGGCCACCTAGACCGGGTCATTGGATTTTGGACTGCCCAATTCAGCTTAAATCAGTACGATGTTATCCCGCCTCGATAG
- the hspQ gene encoding heat shock protein HspQ: MDRAVFFSSQAGRTIEAPRHVKARFGIGDIVRHRMFDFRGVVFDIDPVFANSEEWYQSIPEDIRPRRDQPFYHLLAENDDSSYVAYVSQQNLLADATGGPIDHPHIAQLFEQFDGGRYRMRRALTH, translated from the coding sequence ATGGATCGCGCTGTGTTCTTTTCCAGCCAGGCGGGCCGCACAATCGAGGCCCCGCGCCACGTCAAGGCACGCTTTGGCATTGGCGATATCGTGCGCCACCGGATGTTCGATTTCCGTGGGGTCGTGTTCGATATCGACCCTGTCTTTGCGAACAGCGAAGAGTGGTACCAGTCGATCCCGGAAGATATCCGCCCACGGCGTGACCAGCCATTCTATCACTTGCTGGCAGAGAATGACGACAGTTCCTATGTCGCCTATGTCAGCCAGCAGAACCTTCTTGCAGACGCTACTGGCGGGCCGATCGATCACCCGCATATTGCGCAGCTGTTCGAACAGTTCGACGGCGGGCGCTACCGCATGCGGCGCGCGCTGACGCACTGA
- a CDS encoding ABC transporter permease: MADQAPAANPDPGAALEKKLAGEGTRFAPRGEPVITGINRIGLWSLYIKEVRRFLKVHTQTIWGPAVTTLLFLIIFTVALGRGGREVLGAPFASFVAPGLIVMGMMQNAFANSSFSLLSGKIQGTIIDLLMPPLSYGELMTGIVAAAVTRAVMVGGTVALAMALWPGVSVAVEHWWAVIWFGLMGSTMLALMGLATSIWSEKFDHNAAITNFVVAPLSLLSGTFYVIDNLHGVFQAISRANPFFYVISGFRYGFLGESDIGEGTGAVVRAAIGLGLLNLAMAVIVFLVLRSGWKLKD, encoded by the coding sequence ATGGCCGATCAAGCACCTGCTGCCAACCCGGATCCGGGCGCTGCCCTCGAAAAGAAACTCGCGGGCGAGGGCACCCGGTTTGCCCCGCGCGGCGAACCCGTGATTACCGGGATCAACCGCATCGGTTTGTGGAGTCTCTATATTAAGGAGGTGCGCCGGTTTCTCAAGGTGCACACGCAGACAATCTGGGGCCCTGCGGTCACAACTCTGCTGTTTCTGATCATCTTCACCGTGGCGCTGGGGCGGGGCGGGCGCGAAGTGCTGGGCGCACCTTTTGCCAGTTTCGTGGCGCCGGGCCTGATCGTGATGGGCATGATGCAGAATGCCTTCGCCAATTCCTCCTTCTCGCTGCTGTCCGGCAAGATCCAGGGCACCATCATCGACTTGCTGATGCCGCCGCTGTCCTATGGCGAGCTGATGACCGGTATTGTTGCTGCCGCCGTGACACGGGCGGTCATGGTCGGCGGCACGGTGGCGCTGGCGATGGCGCTATGGCCAGGCGTCAGCGTGGCGGTTGAGCATTGGTGGGCGGTGATCTGGTTCGGCCTGATGGGTTCGACCATGCTGGCGCTGATGGGCCTGGCGACCTCGATCTGGTCGGAAAAATTCGATCACAATGCCGCGATCACCAATTTCGTGGTCGCGCCGCTCTCGCTGCTGTCCGGCACATTCTATGTCATCGACAATTTGCATGGCGTATTCCAGGCGATCAGCCGCGCCAATCCGTTTTTCTACGTTATCTCGGGCTTCCGCTATGGCTTCCTGGGCGAAAGCGACATTGGTGAGGGCACTGGCGCGGTTGTTCGCGCCGCGATCGGACTGGGCCTGCTCAACCTGGCGATGGCCGTGATTGTGTTCCTGGTCCTCAGGTCGGGGTGGAAGCTCAAGGACTGA
- a CDS encoding GcrA family cell cycle regulator, which produces MSWTDERIATLKKMWEGGATASQIADELGGVSRNAVIGKAHRLGLKSRPSPVKANDSKAAPAKKPAAKPVMAKKPVAKPAAPKPAAAPEDRPAVAVSAKADVPSQPIPNPTPDLPKIVSVGPGGFLRQGPGDQQAPIPPAPPRRLVPAKPSPEIADKTSLLDLTEKVCRWPMGHPGEPDFHFCGEAVNPGYPYCVEHCGRAYQAQLPRGARRPPPPLPFGGPRVR; this is translated from the coding sequence ATGAGTTGGACTGACGAGCGGATCGCAACGCTGAAGAAGATGTGGGAAGGTGGCGCCACTGCCAGCCAGATCGCCGACGAATTGGGCGGTGTGAGCCGCAACGCTGTAATCGGCAAGGCCCACCGTCTGGGCCTGAAATCGCGCCCTTCGCCGGTCAAGGCGAATGACAGTAAGGCAGCACCGGCGAAGAAGCCCGCAGCAAAGCCAGTGATGGCAAAGAAGCCCGTGGCCAAGCCAGCCGCTCCAAAACCTGCAGCTGCGCCGGAAGATCGCCCTGCCGTGGCCGTCAGCGCCAAGGCCGACGTACCCTCGCAGCCGATCCCCAATCCCACGCCGGATCTGCCCAAGATCGTCTCGGTTGGCCCCGGTGGCTTCCTGCGCCAGGGCCCTGGCGACCAGCAGGCACCGATCCCGCCTGCGCCGCCGCGCCGGTTGGTTCCGGCCAAGCCGAGCCCGGAAATCGCGGACAAGACCAGCCTGCTCGATCTGACCGAGAAGGTTTGCCGCTGGCCGATGGGCCACCCGGGCGAACCCGATTTCCACTTCTGTGGTGAGGCGGTGAACCCCGGCTATCCCTATTGCGTGGAGCATTGCGGGCGCGCCTATCAGGCACAGTTGCCGCGCGGCGCGCGCAGACCCCCTCCTCCGCTGCCGTTCGGGGGCCCGCGCGTACGCTAA